A window of Limosilactobacillus reuteri genomic DNA:
CAGTTTGTTGATCAATATAGCATGGATGCATTGTTGAAACCTTTGAAGCAGGAATATCCATTTCTAAAACGTAGTGATTCTACCAGTCTCCAAGTTGTTAATCATAACTTATGTCAGGCCTTTCAAAGGTTATTTAAGCATCTGAGTGGTTACCCTCGCTTTAAATCCAGACGGTCAGCTAAGCAGTCCTATACTGGTAAAAGCAAAATTCAAATAGTGGCGAACCGCTATTTGAAATTACCCAAAATTGGCTACATTAAAACCAGCAAAACCCGCCAGTTAACTCATTGTAAGATCAAACGCTATACGGTTAGTTACGATCCGTCGGGTCGTTATTACCTGTCACTGCAGGTTGAGACCACAGTGCAGCCACTACCGAAGACTAGTCAACAGGTCGGCATTGACGTCGGCGTAACTAATTTAGCCATTACTAGTGACGGCCATAAGTATGCTAAATTTGACACTACCTGGTTAACTCAACAGGCACAACATTGGCAGCCCAAGTATAGTCGCCGCTGTCACCAAGCCACGGTGAGTGTCCGTCAATGGAACCATAACCATCAGGACGTCAAAGAGGAACTGAATGACTACCAGAACCGGCAACGGGCCCGAATTCAGAAAGCTCGCTATCAACGACGAGTCGCTGATCAGCGGCGTGATTATCTGCATAAGCTGACGATGGCATTGGTCACGCAATACGATGTGATTGTTATTGAAGATTTGAAAGTCAAGAATCTGCAAAAGAATCATCATCTTGCCGTGGCCATTGCCAACGCTAGTTGGCATCAATTCCGTACCATGCTGGAATACAAGTGTGACTGGTATGGTAAACAGCTCATTACTGTCAAGCCCAACTATACCAGTCAAATCTGTAGTCATTGTGACTACTATAGTGGGTCCAAACCGCTCGCAATTCGTGAGTGGACGTGTCCAAAGTGTGGGACCCATCACGATCGGGATATTAATGCGGCAATTAATATTCTGCATAAAGGGTTAAAAGCCGTTGGCTAGGGACTAGCCGTGGTAAAAGAACGAAGTTCTGTAAGTTAGGTATTTGGAATACCAATGTAACAGCCTAAATACTACTTCGCGTTCCCAGAAACCGCCGACTTTAGTCGGTGTGTAGTTCATAAATAAAATAGAAGATTTAAAATAAGATATAAGTATTGTCTCTGAAAGGATGCGCAACTTTTGATTAATCAAAATCTCGATATCTTTGACTTACGAAAAATTCAAATCAATAAAACCAAAGCTGAATTGGAAAATAATGGTAAATGGCAGCAAAAAGTAGTCTCTAGTGATATGTTAGGAACTTTCACGCCAGTTGATCGGGCCCCCATTAAAATAATTCAGATCACTGAAGCCAACATGATCCCCGAGTTGCTTCCATTGCGCCACCAAAGAATGATTGCCAGTCGCTTTTCATTTTTCCGTGGAACTGCTGAATTAATGGAACATGACCTTAAACGACAGGCTCAAAGCAATCTTCCCATAATCATCTGCGGGGATGCTCATGTAAATAATTTTGGCTTTTACGCCTCCCCTGAACGCAAGCTTCTCTTTGGCCTTAATGACTTTGATGAAGCGCGGATCGGAAATTGGGAAAGTGATTTGAAACGGTTATTAGTTAGTGCTGAACTAGCGGGTGAAGAAAACGGTTTTGATCGCAATGACCTTTACCATCTTCTTCAATTAACGACTAAGACCTACCGCCATACTATCAAAAGTGCCAATAAGATGAGCCTTTCCCAATTGTTTTATTTTTCATTTGCCTATGAAGACATGGGGAAAGCGATTGAGTCATTTGGTGATATTTCAACGCAAATGCAAACAGTCCTTAACAAGGTTCTTAAAAAGAGTCAGCATAGCAATTCAGAAGAAATAATCCCAAAAATGGCGACTATCAATAACCAAGGGCACCTCGTCTTTCGCGATAACCCACCACGTGCACGTCATCTTAGTGCTCTGCGTTATCAACAGATTGTTAAAGGATATAACAAATATCGCGAAAATGTTCGGCAAGATGTTCGGGTTCTTTTAGCAAACTTTCACATTTCTGATATTATTCGCTACAGTGTCGGTGTTGGCAGCTTTGGGACACGATGTTACTTAATCATGCTTACTGGCAATGATAATAGTCACATCGTGTTACAAGTCAAAGAAGCTATGCCATTGCGTTATAACTTACTTTCACTTCCTGTCCAACAAGCAATTAGAAATGGAGAAATTGCTGGTCAAAGAATTGTAACAGCGCAACGGGTTCTCCAATCCTCATCCGATCGCTTTTTAGGAAGTACAACTTTTGGTGGTCGCAGTTATTACATTCGACAGTTCCGGGATATGAAAGAATCAATTAATGTTAATAAACTTGACTTTGAAAGTTTTCAATTCTACTGCCAGACGTGTGCTTACTTGCTAGCGATGGCTCATTTCCAAAGTCCCACTGCACCGATGATCCGTGGCTATTTAAAACATCAAAAGAAACTAGATACCCTTTTACCAAATTGGGCTTTAAGGTATGTAGACCAGGTTACAGCAGACTATGGACAATTCAAATTGGCAATCGCTAAAGGGAAACTAATAAATTAACTTTACGTCGTTTGTAAAATTAAGTTAGAAAAAATAAAAAGCCATTTGTGATTGCCTTTCTTTTGAATATCCCTAATCAAAAGAAAGGCAATCACAAATGACCTATAAACATCTTACCACACGTGAATTAACTCTCATAGCTGATTTTTGGTATCAAGGTCCTAAAGCTTATCGGGCTGCTAAATTACTTCAGCGTAGTCAAGAAACCATCTATCGTGTTTATCGTTTCCTCAACGACGGTAAAACCATCGACCAATATCTTCAGACTTATCAGCGACATAAGCGTCGTTGTGGTCGGAAAACTATCGAAGTTAACTATATCCATGCGCAAATCAAGGCAGGTTGGACTCCTGATACTATTATTGGTCGTCATGAACACCCAATTAGCTGCAGTATGCGCACCCTTTATCGCATGTTTGCCCGCAATCAGTATGGCTTTTCCGTTAAACAGCTACCGATGAAAGGAAAACGCCATCCCAATGGCTATGTGGAACGTCGTGGTAAAGCTGGCCAATCAGGACGCAGTATCTATCAACGATATCGTGATTTTCCGCATTACCAACATGAATTTGGGCACTTTGAAGCTGATACAGTTCAAGGTAAAGCTCACCGCGGAGCGGTAATGACGCTAGTAGAGCGACAATCCAAAGTAATGATTGTCCTTAATATTCATTATAAAACAGACGAAGCAGTGAATTGCCAGCTTGATCAATGGCTCGCTAAACTGCCACGTCACTTTGTTAAATCAATTACTTTTGATAACGGGAAAGAATTTGCTGGATGGCGAGAAATAGCCAATAAGTATGATCTTCACACCTATTTTGCGGAAGTCGGTGCTCCCAATCAACGAGGGTTAAACGAAAATAATAACGGCCTCTTGCGTCGTGATGGTCTTAGTAAAAAGCTAGATTTTCGCGATTTACCAGACGAACTAGTCACTCAGCTAATGCATCGTCGCAACAATATCCCACGAAAATCTCTTAATTATCGTACACCATTAGAAGTATTCTTGAGTCATGTCACAGAAGAACAACTTTCACCTTTTTTCTAATTTAAATTGACATTTCAGGTTATTAAAAAAGTACTTGCATTCATCGTTTTGCAAGTCCTTCTTTAATACTATTTTTCAGATTTTTTTCGCTGATCACTTCCATAACGGTCTTGTTCCTTGATTACACTGCTTTTATGGCGATGCTTATTAATAAAATCCTGTTCAGCAGCAAAAATCATTAAAAAGTCGATAAAATTTTTACTAAAATTACGTTTAAATTTATTCCACTTATTTTTGGCCATTTTATATACCCCATAAATGTCATTCATTTTTACTCTTATTTATTCTAGCATATGGCAGATTGCAAGAAATAACTTGAACGAATTTAGTGACGTAGATTAAGCAAGAAGATCTCGATTGGTGTGTGCCAGTTAAGACATTTAAGTGGTCGGGAATTCAGATACCAATTGATTTGAACCAGCTGGCGATCGCTCAGCTCTTCAATGGCTTGTCCCTTGGGAATAAACCGTCGCAAAACTCGGTTACGGTTCTCATTACTACCGCGTTCATGTGGTGAATAAGCATGGGCAAAATAAACCTGAGTACCTGTTAGCTGTTCAATTGCCTGATAGTTAGCGAACTCTTTCCCATGATCCACGGTAAGCGTCTTGAGCTTGTCTTGAAGTTGACTAGCTAGTTCAAGTACGGCTTGAGTCATGGACTGACTGTCGCGACCATGGAGCCGTTTAACAATTGTCAGGCGACTCTTACGCTCCACAAAAGTCGCCACAGCTTGACCTTTACGTTTGCCAGAAAGTACGGTATCAGCTTCAAAGTGGCCGAATTCTTGGCGAGTTTCGACTTTATGAGGACGCTCCTCAATGGAGCGGCCGTGACTGAACGTACCACGCTTTTCTTTAGCACGATGACGACGAATTCCATGATCAGGCAAATCGGGTAACTGTACATCAAGCCATCCTTGATCAATCCAGTTATAGACCGTCTTGTAGGCAATCCCAACTACATGGGCAACTTGTTCAGGGGACCACTTCTGGACTTGAATCTTTTCCTCAATCAAGTGCTTAAGGCTTTTAGTGAGTGAAGACTTCCGCCCCCGTTGACTAACCTTGCGTTCAAAGTCAGTTTGCGCTAGTTCAGCTTGATACTCACCGTTGAGCCGGTGAAGTTCGTTAAAGACTGTGGTTTTACTAAAGCCTAAGTAATTAGCGATGTATCGTAAGGAACGTCCTTCATTATGAAGCGTTTCAATGACAATGCGGTTCTGGAATGATAAAATAGTGGTGCCCATTAAGGTCCTTCTTTCTAATGGAATGTTGTGGTAACACCATTAAAGACCTTGATGGGTTTTTCTGTCCACTTAAATGTTCAACTCAAATTTTACAATCTGCCATATCTATTTTAATGCAAACGATTGCGTAATTTTAAAATAAAATTGTGGTAAAATAGAAGTTGTAAAAGCGCTTACTTCAAGGAGGAAATATTTTATGGAAATTTCTAAAGTACCATTTGGAACCTACAAGGGCGAACCAGTAACAAAATACATTTTAACGAACGATAATGGTGTGCAGGTAGGAATCCTTGATTTTGCCGGGTTGCTCCAATCTTTTAAGGTTCCAACAAAAGATGGTGGTAAGGCCGATATGATTTTGACCTCTGAAAACCTCGATGAATTTACTAATAACGGTTTTTGTACCAACCGTTTAATCGGCCGGGTTGCTGGACGAATTGCAGATGGTAAGTTCAGTATTGATGGTAAAGATTACCAAATCGAACAAAATGAAGGTAAGAATTCTCTTCATGGTGGAACTAATGGCTTTTACAGTCATATTTGGCATGTTGATGAGACGAAAGCAACCGATGATTCTGTTTCAATCACTCTTAGTTTAACCTTAAGCCCTGAAGTTGATACATACCCCGGTAAGATGCATATCACTGCAACTTACACTTTAAATAATGATGACTTCCTTTCACTTAGGATGTCTGCTACTACTGATGCAGATACCTTGTTCAATCCTACCAATCACACATACTGGAATATGGCAGCAGCAAATGTCCCAACAGTGGACCAATTAAAGCTTTATGTCAACTCTGAAAATTACTTAGCCGTTGATGATGGTAAGATTCCAACTGGTGAAAAGATCGCTAACGAAGGAACACCATTTGACTTTAGCACCCCAACTAAAATGGGGGATGCTCTAGAAAAAATGAGTTCAACTAAGGAAAATGGTTTTGACGATATTTGGGAGGTTACACCTAGTCTCACAAAACCAGTTGCTACACTTGAAGATCCAGAAAGCGGCCGCAAGATGAGTCTGTACTCTGATCGCAATGGATTAGTTATGTATACTATGAACTCGGATGATGCAGCGGTTTACAATCATGGACAAGTTCATCCCCATCTTGGGTTAGCAATGGAAGCACAGAATCTTTCAGACGCTCCTCACCATCCAGAATTTGGTGATATCACTTTACATCCAGGCGAAGAAAAGTCATACACCATTAAGTGGCACGTTGAATACTAATTAAGTTACTAAGTGAAATGCACAAAAAGAGACCAGCAATTTGCTGGTCTCTTTTTTGCGTGTTAGGAATTATAAATTAGTCTTTGTCATCTGGGTTATACTTCCCAGCCTTTTGAAGAATTTCCTTTGCCTTTTCAAGGTAGTGGTGTTCTGCACGGAATGCCTTGATCTTGCCACCTTCATCATCGGTAAGAGCTGCTAACTTTTCATCAAGTTCCTTAAATTCCTTGTTAAGGTCCTTGATAACACCTTCTTCATCTTCCATGTAAACATAGTGATTTTCTGCTGGATCTTTACGACCTTCACCAGCGCGTTCTTCAAGCTTTACTGAGTCCTTATCTACTTTCCAAGCGTGCTAAGTATTGACTTAATATCCTTAATTGTTTCGTGTTGAGCAGTACGGTGCTTTTCATTGTCAACACTATCTTCAATCTTTGTTAAGTGTCCTTCTGCATCTGCAATCTTCTTTGCAATACGATCCAAAGCCTTAAGTTGACGTTTTGCGTAATCAGCCATAAATAATTACCTCCTAATATAATAGCTATAATTCCTAATTCACTTTTATTATATTTTTATAATTTAAATTATAAAAATAATGTATCTTGAAATTATTTATAATTTTATTCCTTGGCAATTTTAGCGCGTAAACAAATAGATGATTGATGAGGCTAGGAGAAAACTTTGTTTTCTCTCAGCCTCATCAATCATCCATTTATTAAAACATCGACTTTTTAGCAACACTTTGACTTGCACTTACTGGAATATTAAAATCAGGCAATCCAGGAATATGCAACTTAATCGAGCCAACTTGTTGATTCTTCTTTACCGGTGCAGTTAGCTGTTTTTGGTCATTTCCTTGCACTCGTAATGTTGGTTTAGTTGCTTGTAATTTCATATTCTTTGGAAGCCAAACGGTAGTCTTCTTTGTTAGCTTAATATTAGCCTTATTCTTATTTTTACCATTCTTTACTTTTACACTGGTGAGTTTAGCTGAAAGATCACTTACTTTTTTGATTTCAACTGGTTGATACTCATCGACCAATTTATTATAAAAGTCTTGCTGCATCTTTGACTGATCATTCCATTCACCTTTTGTGTGTAAGGCAACTAAAATAATCCGACGTCCAGTAAAGGTTCCTGTTGACACAATACACTTACCTGCACGATCAGTATTACCAGTCTTTAAGCCATCAATTTCCCCATTCTTAGGAGCAAAACCGTTTTGTGGTAAAAGAGCATTTACATTTGTCATTAAATATTGTTGGTCTTTAGTTACGTCAAAGTTAGCAAATTTTTGCTTTGTAATGTCAAGAGTTTCAGGATACTGTTCAACAAGATACTTTGAAATAAGAGCAACATCTTTAGCAGATAATAAGTTCTCGGCATCTTTATCTACACCTTTAAGTTTATGTTCTCCTAAGTCCCCGTTAGGTAGCCCAATCATATTGTAGATTTTTATGTCTGTAACCCCTGCTTTTTTCGCAAATGCCATCATCTTTTTATTAAAGGCTGCCGTACTGCCCGCGTCAGCTAATGCTAATGCTTCGGTACTCCCATCAGCAGATACTAGCATCATTGAATCGACTAACTGACGGACAGTGTATTCTTCCCCATTTACTAATGGAACATTGGAAAAGTGCCAGTCATCCGCCATTTTGGCAACTGTTGGTGTAATCTTAATCTTTTGATCCCATTTTAAATGATGGTTTCGAATGTCTTGTAAAATCACTCCTAAAGTTAAGACTTTAATTACAGATGCAATTGGGTAGCGTTTAGTTGCATTTTTTTTGTATAGCACCTGGCCACTTTCTGCATCAATCGCATAAGCTGCTCGTGCATCCATCTGAAAAGCTGTATTATCAGCATGAACTTTTGCGAACATCCCCAAGCCATTTAAACAGATACTAATTACTGCCATTACCAATAATAGTTTGGTAAAAAAAGATTGAACTTTTTTCATTTTAATCATTTCTCTCCTTTGCACATTTAACTATCATATCCTATTCTGTCCAAAAAAGGTGTAACGATTTGGTAACAATTCAAAGGAAATCCTTATTTTTCATTAAATTAAGAAGATGTACCTTTTATCTTTCAAAAATTATCTGTATTATTAATAAGTATGCTAATCTTAATCAGAAAGGGTCGGTTAAAGAATGCAAAGATCGCAACGTCATCGTCGTAAACTGCGCAGGCTTATTTTAATTATTATCGCAATTCTGCTTATTATTATGGGTGTCCGTCACTTCAGCTCGACAAGTGCTCGCCTAAAATCAGCATGGAATAAGATTATCTTTACTTCCAATAATAATGTAAGTATTGCAGTATATTCACCAAAGACCCATCAAATTTATACTTCTAGTAATGCTCCCCAACATAAATTTCGAACTGCTAGTACAGTAAAGGTTAGTATTTTAGCAGGGATTCTTGCTAAACAACAAAGTCCTCTTACAAGCCATCAAAAATCACTTGCCACCAAAATGATTGAGCAGAGTGACAATGATTCAACTAGCGAATTATTTGAAGATTATTTAGGCGGCAAAAACGGTCTCCAACAAACTTTTGAAAAATTTGGCATGACCCAATCGCGGGCTAATAGCAGTTGGGGGTTAACTGTTACTACGCCAAAAGATCAAGTTAAACTACTAAATAATATTTTCTATAAGTCTAAAGTTTTATCTGATGACGAAAGAAAAGAAATTCGTGATTTAATGGGTAATGTCGAAAAGGGCCAAGCCTGGGGAATCTCAGCAAGCAGCGATAATTTTGCATTAAAAAACGGTTGGCTAAATTACGGCAAAGATGAATGGATCGTCAATAGTATTGGTTATGTAAAAAATAGTAACGGAACAGACTACACGATTGCGGTTTATACGGATAAAAATCAATCAATGGCAGCAGGACAACAAGTAATTGAACAGCTTGCCCGTGTAACAAAGCCAATATTGGACTAAATTGAAATAATAAACAAAAAAGGGGCCGGAAGAAAACTTCAAATTTTCTTCCAGCCCCATTTTTAGTGCGCCCGGCATGGGTATTAGCTAGGTGGTGAAAGTCCGCTATGGGCCGTAGTAGTCGGAACCATGAGCTGAGGACAAGGGTGTCCACCGTGAGGTGGAATCTGAAGGAAGTCTAAGGCAAAGTACAGCATCGATGAACAAGAAGTAGCTATAAGGCTGAAATTAACTGGATAAGGCTGCTAGACAAGTTGAAGTCCAATACTACTCGAAATTGGTCTCAGTAAAGCTAACGATGACATGGTACGAAAGCTAATATTCTTACCCGGGGAGATCTGGCCTACACGTTTCCGACAAGAGGAATAAGTTTAATTTCCACAGAAACGAGCGGTGCAGTGATGCAGTGTTGAGTAAGCCAGAAGTCAGCCGAGGTCATAGTAGTTTGAATAATCGGATGAAGGACTGAACGACAATAACTTGTAACTTATATCGGAGGTGTAATCAGGTGCGACAATCGCAGAAAACAGAACAACAAGCTGACCGCTTGTCGAGGATAGGTTTGGAAAACCGAAAGTACACAAGGGCGCGTAGTACCGGTTATGGTAAAGGTATGAGTGTCACTATCCAAGACCTGGTCTTGGATCGCAATAACCTTAATCAGGCTTATTTGCGAGTTAAGAGAAATAAAGGAGCAGCAGGCGTTGATGATATGACAGTCAATGACCTTCTACCATATCTCAGAGAAAATAAGACGGAACTGATCGCTAGTTTGCGTGAGGGCAAGTATAAACCAGCTCCAGTCAAACGGGTAGAAATTCCGAAGCCTAATGGTGGAGTAAGAAGACTTGGAATACCAACGGTGGTGGACCGAATGGTTCAACAAGCTGTAGCCCAAATTCTTACGCCTATCTTTGAGCGTATTTTCTCTGATAATAGCTTTGGCTTCCGTCCCCACCGTGGGGCCCATGACGCTATTGAAAAAGGAGTAGATCTTTATAATCAAGGTTATCGAAGAGTTGTCGACTTAGACCTAAAAGCCTATTTTGATAACGTTAATCATGACTTGATGATTAAGTATCTCCAACAATATATTGATGACCCATGGACACTAAGACTCATTCGTAAGTTTCTAACTAGCGGAGTCTTAGACCATGGGCTTTTCGCTAAGAGTGAAAAAGGAACCCCACAAGGAGGGCCATTGTCACCACTACTGGCGAACATCTATCTAAATGAGTTGGACAAAGAGTTGACTAGACGTGGTCACCACTTTGTGCGCTATGCGGATGATTGTAACATCTATGTTAAAAGTCAACGAGCCGGAGAACGAGTAATGCGAAGCATTACCCAGTTTCTAGAAAAGCGCTTGAAAGTTAAAGTGAACCCAGATAAAACCAAAGTCGGTAGCCCGCTACGGTTGAAGTTTCTTGGCTTTTCGTTGGGTATAGACCACATTGGGGCCTACGCCCGTCCAGCTAAACAATCGCAACAACGAGTAAAGAAAGCACTGAAGTTATTAACTAAACGTAATCGTGGAATATCTCTGACAAGAATGTTTGAAGAAATTCATCGAAAAATGCGTGGGTGGCTTCAGTACTACTCAATTGAGAAACTAACTAACTTTATTCAACGCCTTGACAAGTGGTTGAGGGTCCGAATAAGGCAGTATATTTGGAAGCAATGGAAAAAGTTTAAAACTAAGGTAACTAACTTACAGAAGTTGGGGCTGTCCCAGCATGATGCATATGTCTTCGCTAGTACCCGAAAGGGCTACTGGCGAACTGCACATAGTAAGACCTTGAGCTATTCTCTAACTAATAGAAAACTGGAACAACTCGGACTTATGAATATGTCCAAGACGCTCCAGTCAATTCAATGTGATTAAGTTGTCGAACCGCCGTATACGGAACCGTACGTACGGTGGTGTGAGAGGTCGATAATTGAACTAATCAATTATCTCCTACTCGATTAGGTAGTTTATTGAGAGAGATTACTAATTAATTTGATGACTATTTTTGTTCCATCACTTTTTCACCATTAGCTGTAATAGTGAAAGTCTTGTTAGCAGCATCAGCATCAAGAACAGCTACATTCTTGCCATCCTTATCTTTCCGCGTAACCTTGATAGTTGTTTCAGTTGGTGTTTCCACATCAATAGAACCATCAAGATCAAAGGCAGCAAATTTATTCCGCCATGCAAGCAAGTCTAAGAGATTCTTAACTACTGGACGTTGAACTTCTTGTGCAACTTCTTCCTTAGTGTAGTAGTGACGGTTAATGTTACGACCTTCCTTTGTCTTTTCAAGCAATTCAAGGTCATTTGAACCAGCAAGTAAACCAACATAGTAAACCATTGGAATACCAGGGGCAAATACTTGGAATGCACGAGAAAGCAAGTAAGCTTTATCATTGTCACCTAATGCGGAGTAGTAAGTAGAGTTAATTTGGTAAATATCCAAGTTGTTGTATTCAGCACTGGAGTATTTCCGCTTAACGTTAGCACCAACCTTGTATAATTCGTTGGATGCATATTCGATTTCATCATCAGTTAAGATATCCTTAGCATCAACAACTCCAATACCATCATGAGTATCAAGAGTAGTAAATTGCTTCATTGGTGACATCTTTAACCACTTGGCAAGGCGGTTAGTCTTACCAGAGTAAAGGGTATAAAGAGTAGTCATTGGTAAAGTAAAGTCATAGATGAAGAAGTCATGTTGTGAAATCTTTTGTGGAATTGTGTAGTGTTCGTGAATTTCAGGAAGGATAATAGCCTTGTATGGAGCCAAAATATCTTGAACTTCATTTAAGAGATCCCAGATTTCAGGTTCAACAAAAAAATCATTAGTACCAACCTTCTTGATAGCGTAAGCAAAGGCATCAAGACGAATCATATCAGCACCGTGCTTAACCATGTCAATTAATGTTTCCTTGAAGAATTCGTTAGCTACCTTACTCTTAACATTAATATCAATTTGTTCTTCACCGAAAGTGTTCCATAAGTTTTCAGTAGTACCATCATCAAAGGTAATTTCTTGCTTAGGAGCCTTATCTTTCCGCTTGTAAATCAAATCAACATCTTCTTGAGTTGGACGGTTCTTACCAGCTTTTTCCCAGAATTTTTCCCAACGGATAAAGAAGTCGTTGTACTTAGAATCATCGTGCT
This region includes:
- the ltrA gene encoding group II intron reverse transcriptase/maturase is translated as MRQSQKTEQQADRLSRIGLENRKYTRARSTGYGKGMSVTIQDLVLDRNNLNQAYLRVKRNKGAAGVDDMTVNDLLPYLRENKTELIASLREGKYKPAPVKRVEIPKPNGGVRRLGIPTVVDRMVQQAVAQILTPIFERIFSDNSFGFRPHRGAHDAIEKGVDLYNQGYRRVVDLDLKAYFDNVNHDLMIKYLQQYIDDPWTLRLIRKFLTSGVLDHGLFAKSEKGTPQGGPLSPLLANIYLNELDKELTRRGHHFVRYADDCNIYVKSQRAGERVMRSITQFLEKRLKVKVNPDKTKVGSPLRLKFLGFSLGIDHIGAYARPAKQSQQRVKKALKLLTKRNRGISLTRMFEEIHRKMRGWLQYYSIEKLTNFIQRLDKWLRVRIRQYIWKQWKKFKTKVTNLQKLGLSQHDAYVFASTRKGYWRTAHSKTLSYSLTNRKLEQLGLMNMSKTLQSIQCD
- a CDS encoding serine hydrolase; this translates as MQRSQRHRRKLRRLILIIIAILLIIMGVRHFSSTSARLKSAWNKIIFTSNNNVSIAVYSPKTHQIYTSSNAPQHKFRTASTVKVSILAGILAKQQSPLTSHQKSLATKMIEQSDNDSTSELFEDYLGGKNGLQQTFEKFGMTQSRANSSWGLTVTTPKDQVKLLNNIFYKSKVLSDDERKEIRDLMGNVEKGQAWGISASSDNFALKNGWLNYGKDEWIVNSIGYVKNSNGTDYTIAVYTDKNQSMAAGQQVIEQLARVTKPILD
- a CDS encoding RNA-guided endonuclease TnpB family protein, with the translated sequence MTTVLKGIKLRLYPNKQQQAQLWQMFGNDRFVWNQMLDMAKQRYQNNPSSQFVDQYSMDALLKPLKQEYPFLKRSDSTSLQVVNHNLCQAFQRLFKHLSGYPRFKSRRSAKQSYTGKSKIQIVANRYLKLPKIGYIKTSKTRQLTHCKIKRYTVSYDPSGRYYLSLQVETTVQPLPKTSQQVGIDVGVTNLAITSDGHKYAKFDTTWLTQQAQHWQPKYSRRCHQATVSVRQWNHNHQDVKEELNDYQNRQRARIQKARYQRRVADQRRDYLHKLTMALVTQYDVIVIEDLKVKNLQKNHHLAVAIANASWHQFRTMLEYKCDWYGKQLITVKPNYTSQICSHCDYYSGSKPLAIREWTCPKCGTHHDRDINAAINILHKGLKAVG
- a CDS encoding DUF2252 domain-containing protein, with the translated sequence MINQNLDIFDLRKIQINKTKAELENNGKWQQKVVSSDMLGTFTPVDRAPIKIIQITEANMIPELLPLRHQRMIASRFSFFRGTAELMEHDLKRQAQSNLPIIICGDAHVNNFGFYASPERKLLFGLNDFDEARIGNWESDLKRLLVSAELAGEENGFDRNDLYHLLQLTTKTYRHTIKSANKMSLSQLFYFSFAYEDMGKAIESFGDISTQMQTVLNKVLKKSQHSNSEEIIPKMATINNQGHLVFRDNPPRARHLSALRYQQIVKGYNKYRENVRQDVRVLLANFHISDIIRYSVGVGSFGTRCYLIMLTGNDNSHIVLQVKEAMPLRYNLLSLPVQQAIRNGEIAGQRIVTAQRVLQSSSDRFLGSTTFGGRSYYIRQFRDMKESINVNKLDFESFQFYCQTCAYLLAMAHFQSPTAPMIRGYLKHQKKLDTLLPNWALRYVDQVTADYGQFKLAIAKGKLIN
- a CDS encoding IS30 family transposase, producing the protein MTYKHLTTRELTLIADFWYQGPKAYRAAKLLQRSQETIYRVYRFLNDGKTIDQYLQTYQRHKRRCGRKTIEVNYIHAQIKAGWTPDTIIGRHEHPISCSMRTLYRMFARNQYGFSVKQLPMKGKRHPNGYVERRGKAGQSGRSIYQRYRDFPHYQHEFGHFEADTVQGKAHRGAVMTLVERQSKVMIVLNIHYKTDEAVNCQLDQWLAKLPRHFVKSITFDNGKEFAGWREIANKYDLHTYFAEVGAPNQRGLNENNNGLLRRDGLSKKLDFRDLPDELVTQLMHRRNNIPRKSLNYRTPLEVFLSHVTEEQLSPFF
- a CDS encoding IS30 family transposase, with amino-acid sequence MGTTILSFQNRIVIETLHNEGRSLRYIANYLGFSKTTVFNELHRLNGEYQAELAQTDFERKVSQRGRKSSLTKSLKHLIEEKIQVQKWSPEQVAHVVGIAYKTVYNWIDQGWLDVQLPDLPDHGIRRHRAKEKRGTFSHGRSIEERPHKVETRQEFGHFEADTVLSGKRKGQAVATFVERKSRLTIVKRLHGRDSQSMTQAVLELASQLQDKLKTLTVDHGKEFANYQAIEQLTGTQVYFAHAYSPHERGSNENRNRVLRRFIPKGQAIEELSDRQLVQINWYLNSRPLKCLNWHTPIEIFLLNLRH
- a CDS encoding aldose epimerase family protein — translated: MEISKVPFGTYKGEPVTKYILTNDNGVQVGILDFAGLLQSFKVPTKDGGKADMILTSENLDEFTNNGFCTNRLIGRVAGRIADGKFSIDGKDYQIEQNEGKNSLHGGTNGFYSHIWHVDETKATDDSVSITLSLTLSPEVDTYPGKMHITATYTLNNDDFLSLRMSATTDADTLFNPTNHTYWNMAAANVPTVDQLKLYVNSENYLAVDDGKIPTGEKIANEGTPFDFSTPTKMGDALEKMSSTKENGFDDIWEVTPSLTKPVATLEDPESGRKMSLYSDRNGLVMYTMNSDDAAVYNHGQVHPHLGLAMEAQNLSDAPHHPEFGDITLHPGEEKSYTIKWHVEY
- a CDS encoding serine hydrolase gives rise to the protein MKKVQSFFTKLLLVMAVISICLNGLGMFAKVHADNTAFQMDARAAYAIDAESGQVLYKKNATKRYPIASVIKVLTLGVILQDIRNHHLKWDQKIKITPTVAKMADDWHFSNVPLVNGEEYTVRQLVDSMMLVSADGSTEALALADAGSTAAFNKKMMAFAKKAGVTDIKIYNMIGLPNGDLGEHKLKGVDKDAENLLSAKDVALISKYLVEQYPETLDITKQKFANFDVTKDQQYLMTNVNALLPQNGFAPKNGEIDGLKTGNTDRAGKCIVSTGTFTGRRIILVALHTKGEWNDQSKMQQDFYNKLVDEYQPVEIKKVSDLSAKLTSVKVKNGKNKNKANIKLTKKTTVWLPKNMKLQATKPTLRVQGNDQKQLTAPVKKNQQVGSIKLHIPGLPDFNIPVSASQSVAKKSMF